The proteins below come from a single Methanothrix thermoacetophila PT genomic window:
- a CDS encoding 30S ribosomal protein S3ae, which translates to MARRAQRKAERAKVKQWYKVLAPEMFGRTPVGETLANDPNKLLGRVIETTLGDLTNNFSKQNTKLRFKIDAVAGDTAYTKFIGHEMTTDYIRSLVKRRTSRIDAVVDVTTSDGYLVRVKPSCFTVKRARANQVKAIREISRQVIISRAGNIDLNGLIQEVVLGKLSLDIYKDAKAVYPLRRVEIRKTEILAGPGEVPHPAAVPEPTVTAGS; encoded by the coding sequence TTGGCTAGAAGGGCACAGAGGAAAGCAGAAAGGGCAAAGGTCAAGCAGTGGTACAAGGTCCTCGCACCTGAGATGTTCGGGCGCACGCCTGTTGGCGAGACGCTCGCAAACGACCCGAACAAGCTCCTCGGGAGGGTGATCGAGACCACGCTTGGTGACCTTACAAACAACTTCTCGAAGCAGAACACGAAGCTCAGGTTCAAGATAGATGCAGTGGCTGGTGATACAGCCTACACGAAGTTCATAGGCCACGAGATGACCACAGATTACATCAGATCCCTTGTCAAGCGCAGGACATCGCGTATCGATGCGGTGGTGGATGTGACCACAAGCGATGGGTATCTGGTCAGGGTAAAGCCGAGCTGCTTCACCGTCAAGAGGGCCAGGGCGAACCAGGTCAAGGCTATAAGGGAGATCTCGCGACAGGTTATAATCTCCAGGGCGGGGAACATAGACCTCAACGGGCTCATTCAAGAGGTCGTCCTAGGCAAGCTCTCTCTTGACATATACAAGGACGCGAAGGCTGTGTATCCTCTCAGGAGAGTCGAGATAAGAAAAACGGAAATACTTGCAGGGCCCGGAGAGGTCCCGCATCCAGCCGCTGTCCCGGAACCAACAGTCACTGCAGGGTCCTGA
- the hisG gene encoding ATP phosphoribosyltransferase, with product MIDIAIPKGSLLNQTLELFERAGLEVRRTEREYNARINDPRIGKVKILRPQEIPTYVSRGYFDLGISGTDWIVESGADVVTVANLNYGKQGPGVVKIVVAVPESMQITSSREIPPGSRVATEYPNITRSYFERLGIPVEVQFSYGATEAKVPELTDVVVDLTETGSTLIKNGLKIIDVILESTSELIANQQSWSDPSKREEIEAVETLLSAVIRARGKALLKMNVSESNIEQVISILPSMKHPTISKLYNSGYYAIESVVDKKDINLLIPKLKKAGASDILEIDISKIVP from the coding sequence ATGATAGACATTGCAATTCCAAAGGGGAGTCTGCTCAATCAGACCCTTGAGCTCTTCGAGAGAGCTGGTCTGGAGGTGCGCAGGACGGAGAGAGAGTACAATGCCAGGATAAACGACCCCAGGATAGGCAAGGTGAAGATCCTGAGGCCACAGGAGATCCCGACCTATGTCAGCAGGGGATACTTCGATCTGGGCATCTCAGGCACAGACTGGATCGTCGAGTCAGGAGCAGATGTTGTGACCGTGGCCAACCTGAACTACGGGAAACAGGGGCCAGGGGTGGTCAAGATCGTCGTCGCGGTGCCTGAGTCGATGCAGATCACCTCCTCCAGGGAGATACCTCCGGGGAGCAGGGTTGCGACAGAGTACCCGAACATCACCAGAAGCTATTTCGAGCGGTTGGGAATACCAGTTGAGGTGCAGTTCTCCTATGGGGCCACCGAGGCGAAGGTTCCGGAGCTCACCGATGTCGTCGTCGATCTCACGGAGACAGGCTCAACCCTGATCAAGAACGGGCTGAAGATCATCGATGTGATACTGGAGTCGACATCAGAGCTGATAGCAAACCAGCAGAGCTGGTCGGACCCCTCCAAGAGAGAGGAGATCGAGGCGGTGGAGACTCTGCTGTCAGCGGTGATCAGGGCCAGAGGCAAAGCACTGCTCAAGATGAATGTGTCTGAGAGTAACATAGAGCAGGTCATATCAATACTCCCAAGCATGAAGCACCCCACGATCTCAAAGCTCTATAACTCAGGTTACTATGCGATCGAGAGTGTGGTTGATAAAAAGGATATCAATCTGCTGATACCAAAGCTCAAGAAGGCAGGGGCCTCCGACATTCTGGAGATTGACATCTCGAAGATCGTGCCATGA
- a CDS encoding beta-CASP ribonuclease aCPSF1: MSVEEVLSELRRRIQSRLPPDINVTGLEFEGPELVIYTDDPRRLADDGEIIRSLAKDLRKRVVVRPDLKVLMDPEEAIKKIQEVVPKEAVLTNYHFDGETGEVIIEAEKPGLVIGRHGATLREITKLIGWTPKVVRTPPVRSSTIANIKDYLRSVQTERKSILRSIGRKIHRDIASKDQWVRISTLGGCREVGRSCMLLSTPESKIIVDCGINVGSDDSATPYLYVPEVYPLSQIDAVVLTHAHLDHSGLVPMLYKYGYEGPIYCTPPTRDLYVLLQLDYIEVAGREGKRLPYDSSMIREALKHTITLNYGDVTDIAPDTKLTMHNAGHILGSAIAHFHIGDGLYNVAFTGDFKYEKTRLFDPAVNSFPRLETLVIEATYGGANSIQPSRKEAENHLLRVVRETIKRGGKVVIPAFAVGRSQEVMVVLEEAIRKGLIGEFPVYLDGMIYEATAIHTSYPEYLNNELRDMIFHKGINPFLAECFVQVENSKQRDEIINGEPAVILATSGMLNGGPIMEYLKGLGPDEKNTLVIVGYQAEGTLGRRIQKGWKEIPLTVEGKTQTVKMNMEVVTVDGFSGHSDRNQLMEYVRRVYPKPSRIITNHGDESNCLDLASSIYKKYRIPTSAPMNLETIRLI, from the coding sequence TTGTCGGTTGAGGAAGTTTTATCAGAGCTCAGGCGCAGAATTCAAAGCAGGTTGCCTCCAGATATCAACGTCACCGGTCTGGAGTTTGAGGGGCCTGAGCTGGTAATATACACAGACGATCCGAGGCGGCTTGCTGACGACGGTGAGATCATACGATCCCTGGCCAAGGATCTCCGAAAGAGGGTGGTGGTCAGGCCGGATCTGAAGGTGCTGATGGACCCTGAGGAGGCCATAAAGAAAATACAGGAGGTCGTACCAAAGGAAGCTGTTCTCACAAACTACCACTTCGATGGAGAGACCGGTGAGGTGATCATAGAGGCGGAAAAACCCGGACTGGTCATAGGGAGGCATGGGGCAACACTGAGGGAGATAACAAAGCTAATTGGCTGGACGCCCAAGGTGGTGAGGACACCGCCCGTCCGGTCGTCGACCATTGCGAACATCAAGGACTACCTGAGATCCGTTCAGACCGAGCGGAAGAGCATACTCAGATCTATCGGCAGAAAGATACATAGGGATATAGCGTCGAAGGATCAGTGGGTCAGGATATCAACGCTCGGCGGATGCAGAGAGGTGGGGAGGAGCTGTATGCTGCTCTCAACCCCCGAGTCGAAGATCATCGTTGACTGCGGAATAAATGTGGGCTCTGATGACAGCGCAACCCCATACCTGTATGTTCCTGAGGTATATCCGCTGAGCCAGATAGATGCGGTTGTGCTAACTCATGCGCACCTCGATCACTCCGGGCTCGTCCCGATGCTTTACAAGTACGGCTACGAGGGGCCCATTTACTGCACGCCGCCCACGAGAGATCTGTATGTGCTCCTCCAGCTGGACTACATCGAGGTGGCTGGGCGTGAGGGCAAGAGGCTTCCGTATGATTCATCGATGATACGGGAAGCGCTGAAACATACAATTACACTGAACTACGGAGACGTCACCGATATTGCTCCTGACACAAAGCTAACGATGCACAACGCAGGGCATATTCTTGGATCCGCGATAGCGCACTTTCATATCGGGGACGGTCTGTACAATGTCGCATTCACAGGCGACTTCAAGTATGAGAAGACGCGGCTTTTCGACCCAGCTGTCAACAGCTTCCCGAGACTTGAGACTCTCGTGATCGAGGCGACTTACGGAGGGGCCAACAGCATTCAGCCATCTAGAAAGGAGGCTGAGAACCACCTCCTCAGAGTCGTCCGGGAGACGATAAAGAGGGGCGGGAAAGTGGTGATACCAGCGTTCGCTGTCGGCAGGAGCCAGGAGGTTATGGTGGTGCTCGAGGAGGCCATACGGAAGGGCCTGATCGGGGAGTTCCCCGTTTACCTGGACGGCATGATCTACGAGGCCACAGCGATACACACGAGCTATCCGGAGTACCTGAACAACGAGCTCCGCGATATGATCTTCCACAAAGGAATAAATCCGTTCCTCGCCGAGTGTTTCGTTCAGGTCGAGAACTCCAAGCAGAGGGACGAGATCATAAACGGAGAGCCTGCGGTCATCCTGGCCACAAGCGGCATGCTGAACGGCGGGCCGATAATGGAGTACCTCAAGGGCCTCGGTCCGGACGAGAAGAACACGCTCGTGATAGTCGGCTATCAGGCTGAGGGCACACTGGGAAGAAGAATCCAGAAGGGGTGGAAGGAGATACCGCTCACCGTTGAGGGGAAGACGCAGACGGTCAAGATGAACATGGAAGTTGTCACCGTGGATGGTTTCTCAGGACACTCTGACAGAAACCAGCTCATGGAGTATGTGAGAAGGGTGTATCCGAAACCCAGCAGGATCATCACAAATCACGGCGACGAGAGCAACTGCCTGGATCTCGCGAGCTCGATATACAAGAAGTACAGGATACCGACATCGGCTCCGATGAACCTGGAGACGATAAGGCTGATATGA
- the psmB gene encoding archaeal proteasome endopeptidase complex subunit beta — protein sequence MVEAFKGTTTVGIVCDGGVVLASESRATMGSFIASRTAKKIYQIDDLVGLTTAGVVGDAQALVRMIQAEARLYRMQRGEPLTIKAITSLLSNILSARRYFPFLVQLVVGGVDKMGPKIFSLDALGGQIEEHDIVSTGSGSPIAYGVLESLYKPGLSIQDGSVLCVRAVHTAMKRDSASGNGIALVRITKDRYEEVPTSEVEEIVRSL from the coding sequence ATGGTCGAGGCGTTCAAAGGTACAACAACGGTTGGCATAGTCTGTGATGGGGGAGTGGTTCTCGCATCAGAGAGCCGTGCCACCATGGGCAGTTTTATAGCTAGCAGGACAGCAAAGAAGATCTACCAGATCGACGACCTCGTAGGGCTTACCACGGCAGGGGTTGTTGGCGATGCCCAGGCCCTTGTGAGGATGATACAGGCGGAGGCGAGGCTTTACAGGATGCAGAGGGGTGAGCCCCTGACAATTAAAGCAATAACATCTCTCCTCTCGAACATCCTCAGCGCGCGTCGATACTTCCCGTTTCTGGTGCAGCTCGTGGTCGGTGGCGTTGACAAGATGGGTCCGAAGATATTCTCCCTCGATGCGCTTGGGGGGCAGATCGAGGAGCACGATATCGTTTCCACAGGCTCTGGCTCGCCCATAGCATACGGCGTTCTGGAATCGCTTTACAAACCCGGTCTCAGCATCCAGGATGGTTCGGTGCTCTGTGTGAGGGCGGTCCACACAGCCATGAAGCGCGACTCGGCCTCGGGCAATGGTATAGCCCTCGTGAGGATCACAAAGGATCGGTACGAGGAAGTTCCAACCTCCGAGGTGGAGGAGATCGTGAGATCTCTCTGA
- a CDS encoding ammonium transporter yields the protein MAIDTGDTAWIMISAALVMLMTPGVGLFYGGLVRSKSVISMISLSILAISLASIQWVLIGYSISFGHDMMGLIGGLDFIFMRNVGMNEAPLAESVPHLAYMMFQLVFAAVTLAILTSAVAERIKLSSFIVLSILWTTLVYDPLAHWVWAGGWLASLGALDFAGGTVVHISSGFSALAIALVIGKRVGFDSYVLEPHNIPMAMIGAALLWFGWFGFNAGSALTAGGLAASAFVVTNTSAAAGALAWLLGSWLRGKPSALGMVSGAIAGLVAITPAAGYVDAMSALLIGAFAGLICYSALLFRVSIGLDESLDAWAVHGVGGLWGALATGIFANPAVNTYTGLIYGNTGQFTAQVVAVLASVAYAFVISYVLARLVDATIGLRVTEDEEYVGLDIAVHGEKAYA from the coding sequence TTGGCAATAGACACAGGGGATACTGCCTGGATCATGATCTCAGCCGCACTGGTGATGCTCATGACTCCAGGTGTCGGCCTGTTCTACGGCGGTCTTGTCCGCTCAAAGTCTGTGATCTCGATGATATCTCTATCAATTCTGGCGATATCGCTGGCGAGCATACAGTGGGTGCTGATAGGCTACAGCATCTCATTCGGCCATGACATGATGGGGCTTATAGGTGGCCTGGACTTCATATTCATGCGCAACGTTGGAATGAACGAGGCTCCTCTTGCTGAGAGTGTCCCGCATCTGGCGTACATGATGTTCCAGCTGGTCTTCGCAGCCGTGACCCTGGCCATACTCACATCCGCGGTGGCCGAGCGGATCAAGCTCAGCTCCTTCATAGTGCTGAGCATACTCTGGACGACACTGGTGTACGATCCGCTGGCACACTGGGTGTGGGCGGGCGGCTGGCTCGCGAGCCTTGGGGCTCTTGACTTTGCTGGTGGAACCGTGGTTCACATAAGCTCGGGCTTCTCTGCGCTTGCGATCGCACTGGTCATAGGGAAGAGAGTGGGGTTTGACTCATATGTTCTGGAGCCGCACAACATACCCATGGCGATGATAGGCGCTGCCCTCCTCTGGTTCGGTTGGTTCGGGTTCAACGCCGGTTCAGCTCTCACCGCTGGAGGTCTCGCTGCCAGCGCGTTTGTGGTGACAAACACCTCTGCAGCGGCAGGAGCGCTGGCATGGCTCCTGGGCAGCTGGCTCAGAGGAAAGCCTAGCGCTCTGGGCATGGTCAGCGGGGCAATAGCAGGTCTGGTGGCTATAACGCCTGCTGCAGGTTATGTGGACGCCATGTCAGCGCTGCTGATAGGGGCGTTCGCGGGGCTCATCTGCTACTCGGCTCTGCTCTTTCGCGTCAGCATCGGGCTGGACGAGAGCCTGGACGCCTGGGCGGTTCATGGCGTCGGCGGGCTCTGGGGGGCGCTGGCGACGGGGATATTCGCAAACCCTGCTGTGAACACCTATACTGGCCTGATATACGGGAACACGGGGCAGTTCACGGCTCAGGTCGTAGCAGTGCTGGCGTCTGTGGCGTATGCCTTCGTGATCTCCTACGTCCTGGCCCGGCTTGTGGATGCCACCATCGGTCTCAGAGTTACGGAGGATGAGGAGTATGTCGGTCTGGATATCGCAGTGCATGGCGAGAAGGCCTATGCGTGA
- a CDS encoding P-II family nitrogen regulator, protein MMKIEAIIREERLGHVKRALEEKGFVAMTVTRVLGRGEQKGIRLQYRGGSIEVDMLPKLKIEMFVRDEDVETVMRTVCDSARTGRFGDGRIFVMPVTISGKVRTGEVEGKLP, encoded by the coding sequence ATGATGAAGATAGAGGCCATAATCAGAGAGGAGAGGCTGGGGCATGTGAAGAGAGCCCTTGAAGAGAAGGGCTTTGTGGCCATGACGGTGACGAGAGTGTTGGGAAGGGGCGAGCAGAAGGGCATCAGGCTTCAGTACAGAGGCGGGAGCATCGAGGTCGATATGCTGCCGAAGCTGAAGATCGAGATGTTCGTCCGTGATGAGGATGTGGAGACGGTGATGAGAACCGTATGCGACTCTGCGAGGACTGGCAGGTTCGGAGACGGCAGGATATTCGTAATGCCTGTTACGATTTCGGGAAAGGTGAGGACCGGAGAGGTGGAAGGGAAGCTGCCATAG
- a CDS encoding bifunctional acetyl-CoA hydrolase/transferase family protein/GNAT family N-acetyltransferase: MPSSFAEWGIPMMGLEEMRSRWPEKFAPERTIFRNIHPGDRIFIGTGCAEPQHLVRSLVDYVSRYPTAFFDAEVIHVSTLGVAPYTDEKFKLNFRLDSFFIGESTRDPINRADADYTPIFLSALPELFRNGSINIDLALIQATPPNESGDMSLGISVDIIKAVIENASRVVVQVNPQMPYVYGDTLINIDSVDYVVYHEEPLLEYVESAPTELAQQIGKYVARIVEDGATIQVGYGSIPNAVLSNLHDKKHLGVHTELLTDGIVELMKSGAVDNSMKTLDAGKTVATFCMASRETYRYLDGNPDVEFKQIDYTNNPLIIAKQRNMVAINSALEIDLTGQATAESLGGTLYSGIGGQADFMRGAAMAPGGKTVLALPSTARDGSVSRIVPCLRSCAGVTLTRGDVRYVVTEYGIAYLHGRNLRERAMALIAVAHPKFRAWLIEEAKRMNILYRDQVVLPGWQGIYPEHLEVQRTTKTGLEILMRPVRINDEPLLKDFFYSLSDESRYQRFISMRREIPRDLLQKLTMIDYTNRMVILATLPGKERDVVIGIGQYEVNKDKYTADIALAVRDDYQNQGVGSELLSYLTQLARKNGLLGFTAEVLAENNRVFRLFEKMGFEAEKVNDAGIYYMKLRFRT, translated from the coding sequence ATGCCATCGAGTTTTGCAGAGTGGGGCATCCCGATGATGGGGCTGGAGGAGATGCGGAGCAGATGGCCGGAAAAGTTTGCCCCGGAGAGGACCATATTCAGGAACATCCATCCCGGCGACAGGATATTCATCGGAACAGGCTGCGCAGAGCCGCAGCATCTTGTGCGCTCTTTGGTCGATTACGTCAGCAGATACCCCACAGCCTTCTTCGACGCAGAGGTCATCCACGTCTCAACTCTCGGCGTTGCGCCATACACAGATGAGAAGTTCAAGCTGAACTTCCGTCTCGATTCGTTCTTCATAGGGGAGAGCACGCGTGATCCGATCAACCGTGCTGACGCGGACTACACCCCTATATTCTTATCAGCGCTTCCGGAGCTCTTCAGGAATGGATCGATAAACATCGACCTGGCGCTCATACAGGCCACACCTCCAAACGAGAGCGGCGATATGAGCCTTGGAATAAGTGTGGATATAATAAAGGCTGTGATCGAGAATGCATCCAGGGTTGTCGTCCAGGTAAACCCTCAGATGCCATATGTCTATGGCGATACCCTCATCAATATAGATAGTGTCGATTATGTTGTTTACCATGAGGAGCCGCTTCTGGAATACGTGGAAAGCGCGCCTACCGAGCTAGCGCAGCAGATAGGGAAATATGTTGCGAGAATCGTGGAGGATGGGGCCACGATACAGGTCGGCTATGGGAGCATACCGAATGCTGTTCTATCAAATCTTCATGATAAAAAGCATCTGGGGGTTCACACAGAGCTTCTCACAGATGGCATCGTTGAGCTCATGAAGAGCGGCGCTGTCGACAACAGCATGAAAACCCTCGATGCGGGGAAGACCGTAGCCACGTTCTGCATGGCCAGCAGGGAGACGTACAGATATCTCGACGGGAATCCGGATGTAGAGTTCAAGCAGATCGATTACACCAACAACCCCCTCATCATCGCGAAACAGAGAAACATGGTCGCGATAAACAGCGCGCTGGAGATCGATCTCACAGGTCAGGCGACCGCTGAGTCCCTGGGAGGTACGCTGTACAGCGGAATAGGCGGCCAGGCGGACTTCATGAGGGGCGCGGCCATGGCACCCGGTGGCAAAACTGTTCTCGCTCTTCCATCCACAGCGAGGGACGGGAGTGTATCGAGAATTGTGCCATGCCTCAGGAGCTGCGCTGGCGTGACGCTGACCAGAGGTGACGTCAGATACGTGGTGACCGAGTATGGAATAGCTTATCTGCACGGCAGGAACCTACGGGAGAGGGCGATGGCACTGATCGCCGTGGCACACCCAAAGTTCAGGGCTTGGCTGATAGAAGAGGCAAAACGGATGAATATACTCTACAGAGATCAGGTCGTTCTCCCGGGCTGGCAGGGTATCTACCCCGAGCACCTCGAGGTTCAGAGAACTACAAAGACAGGTCTGGAGATCCTGATGCGCCCTGTGAGGATCAATGACGAGCCCCTGCTGAAGGACTTCTTTTATTCGCTATCTGATGAGAGCAGGTACCAGAGGTTCATCTCTATGAGGAGGGAGATCCCGCGCGATCTGCTCCAGAAGCTCACCATGATCGACTACACAAACAGAATGGTGATACTCGCCACCCTGCCCGGCAAGGAGAGAGACGTGGTGATCGGCATAGGCCAGTATGAGGTCAACAAAGACAAATACACTGCAGACATCGCGCTTGCTGTGAGGGATGACTACCAGAATCAGGGTGTGGGGAGTGAGCTTTTGTCCTACCTGACACAGCTTGCCAGAAAGAACGGCCTTCTTGGATTCACGGCAGAAGTTCTGGCAGAGAACAATCGCGTTTTCAGGCTCTTCGAGAAGATGGGGTTCGAGGCGGAGAAGGTCAACGACGCAGGGATATACTACATGAAGCTCAGGTTCAGGACCTGA
- a CDS encoding tetratricopeptide repeat protein — MVSIAALLQKAEEKYLDGSYDEAIEYYDRVLDIDPMNTAAWCGRGMACFCFSRYEDALECYSRAIEADPECVPAWECRAEVLFILGRCDEAISSYQEAIDRDPAYALAWIERCIDSRPDDAESWRQKGLALLSMGRYEEAIEAYRMALDIDPSQARDWCILGESLQTIGRHSEALECFERALELSPSDSACWIRMGESMHSTGRYDEALECYEEALRLDPGSVQAWHGKGITYRAMGIPSKAIDAIDSALTLDPEHAQSWYAKGITFRAMGLYEDALECFDRVLRIDPGNASALKSRAWSLYNLGRYAEALSACEGAISVNPLDEDAWYNMGIVLKALGRYTESDMAFIKAREIRVVKLSKNRMRG, encoded by the coding sequence ATGGTTTCCATCGCAGCTCTTCTGCAGAAGGCTGAAGAGAAGTACCTCGATGGGTCTTACGATGAAGCAATAGAGTACTACGACAGGGTGCTGGATATCGATCCTATGAATACTGCGGCATGGTGTGGAAGGGGGATGGCCTGCTTCTGCTTCTCCCGCTATGAGGATGCTCTGGAGTGCTATAGCAGAGCGATTGAGGCGGATCCGGAGTGCGTGCCGGCCTGGGAGTGTCGCGCAGAGGTCCTCTTCATTCTGGGGAGATGCGATGAGGCGATCAGCTCCTATCAGGAGGCCATAGACAGGGATCCTGCATATGCTCTCGCCTGGATCGAGCGGTGTATCGATTCCAGGCCGGATGATGCGGAGAGCTGGAGGCAGAAGGGCCTGGCGCTTCTCTCCATGGGAAGGTACGAGGAGGCGATCGAGGCCTACCGCATGGCTCTGGATATCGACCCCTCACAGGCCAGGGACTGGTGCATCCTCGGAGAATCTCTACAGACAATCGGAAGGCACAGCGAGGCACTCGAGTGCTTTGAGAGAGCTCTTGAGCTCAGCCCATCAGATTCTGCGTGCTGGATCAGGATGGGCGAGTCGATGCACAGCACCGGGAGGTACGATGAGGCTCTGGAGTGCTACGAGGAGGCGCTAAGGCTTGACCCGGGATCTGTCCAGGCATGGCATGGAAAGGGCATCACTTACAGAGCTATGGGAATCCCCTCAAAGGCGATAGATGCAATCGACTCAGCTCTCACACTCGATCCAGAGCACGCTCAATCATGGTACGCGAAGGGCATCACATTCAGGGCCATGGGTCTATATGAGGACGCACTGGAGTGCTTCGATCGTGTTCTCAGAATCGATCCCGGCAATGCATCTGCGCTCAAGAGCCGGGCCTGGTCGCTCTACAACCTCGGCCGATACGCGGAGGCGCTCAGCGCATGTGAGGGGGCGATATCTGTCAACCCCTTGGATGAGGATGCATGGTATAACATGGGGATCGTGCTCAAGGCGCTGGGAAGGTACACGGAGAGCGACATGGCGTTCATAAAAGCCCGGGAGATCAGAGTCGTGAAGCTCTCAAAGAATCGCATGCGTGGATGA
- a CDS encoding orotate phosphoribosyltransferase-like protein encodes MKSIEDLIKKATELKSEGLSEGQISEELNVSRETITWLLTHAERATVPGPKDISVDWSMIGRSAYRLSHIAQALTEMIFDILDEKELDIDIVVGVALSGVPLASMVADHMGVGLAVYMPTKQMASQDVKPHGNLSTNFSDVSGRECVIVDDVITSGRTLEEAVAYLDDRGAKTNVIAVLIDKKGIDSIAGVPVCSLLKVIRVN; translated from the coding sequence ATGAAGAGTATAGAGGACCTCATAAAGAAAGCAACTGAACTCAAGTCCGAAGGTCTTTCAGAGGGGCAGATATCTGAGGAGCTGAACGTCTCGAGGGAGACCATCACCTGGCTTCTCACGCATGCCGAGCGCGCCACAGTCCCCGGACCGAAGGACATCTCAGTGGACTGGTCGATGATAGGAAGGAGCGCCTACAGGCTGAGCCACATAGCGCAGGCGCTCACAGAGATGATATTCGATATCCTGGACGAAAAGGAGCTTGACATCGATATTGTCGTGGGTGTGGCGCTGAGCGGCGTGCCACTCGCGAGCATGGTCGCGGACCACATGGGTGTTGGACTTGCGGTATACATGCCCACAAAGCAGATGGCATCACAGGACGTCAAACCCCATGGAAACCTGAGCACGAACTTTTCAGATGTCAGCGGGAGGGAGTGCGTCATCGTGGATGATGTGATAACATCTGGCAGGACTCTAGAGGAGGCGGTCGCGTACCTGGATGACCGCGGCGCTAAGACAAATGTCATAGCGGTGCTGATCGACAAGAAGGGTATTGACAGCATTGCAGGCGTGCCGGTCTGCTCCCTGCTGAAGGTCATCAGGGTGAACTAG
- a CDS encoding NOB1 family endonuclease — MYIVADASVFILGKPLKGEVITVPAVEQELKDIRSRIKLQISDVRIEPPTKETLKRATEAARDTGDLCRLSQTDLEVLAKAIEYDAAIATDDYALQNVAVHLGLRVEPVVQRGIRRFIKRTQRCPGCGRAFEGDLCPVCGTPPKRRKKV; from the coding sequence GTGTATATAGTTGCAGATGCCTCTGTGTTCATACTTGGAAAGCCGCTGAAGGGGGAGGTGATCACGGTTCCTGCTGTGGAGCAGGAGCTCAAGGATATCCGCTCGAGAATCAAGCTGCAGATCTCAGATGTGAGGATAGAACCTCCTACAAAAGAGACCCTGAAAAGGGCGACAGAGGCAGCAAGAGATACGGGAGATCTTTGCAGGCTCTCACAGACAGATCTGGAGGTCCTTGCAAAGGCCATTGAGTATGACGCAGCTATTGCTACAGACGATTATGCCCTCCAGAATGTCGCAGTTCATCTGGGTCTCAGGGTCGAGCCGGTCGTCCAGCGCGGGATAAGGCGCTTCATAAAGCGCACACAGAGATGTCCCGGATGCGGCAGAGCTTTTGAGGGAGATCTCTGCCCTGTATGCGGAACACCACCTAAAAGGAGAAAGAAGGTATGA
- the cbiQ gene encoding cobalt ECF transporter T component CbiQ: MIPDWMKSVSLAHEKFAPPPPARKDFVKKTIDGIIAFFQEAMTTEEISSRRGLLQSLDPRIKLISMLSLIFAISMTKNLEIIALFYLMTLIFAYLSSISIVFFVKRVWLFIPIFTGVIAIPMTLNIFLPGDVLIPLVDLGQRAHIGPFAMPESIYITSQGTRAAVLFTIRVAACVSAVVLLFLTTPQRALFKSLRSIGVPKVYVLTLEMANRYIFLFMEMVRDLYIAKRSRTIKSRGTLAEQRWVGGRIGYMLIKALDMSEKVHMAMISRGFSGDVKLSYEFAMRGRDYIALGVSMVICILLLTQGIVNA; the protein is encoded by the coding sequence ATGATACCTGATTGGATGAAGAGCGTCAGCCTCGCGCATGAGAAGTTTGCTCCTCCACCACCTGCTAGGAAGGACTTTGTCAAAAAGACGATAGATGGCATTATCGCCTTCTTCCAGGAGGCGATGACAACTGAGGAGATCTCCTCCAGAAGAGGCCTTCTGCAGAGCCTAGACCCCAGGATCAAGCTGATCTCGATGCTCTCCCTGATATTCGCAATAAGTATGACTAAAAACCTTGAGATTATAGCTTTATTTTATCTTATGACATTAATTTTCGCATATTTGAGCTCAATAAGTATAGTGTTTTTTGTAAAAAGAGTGTGGTTATTCATACCGATATTCACAGGTGTGATAGCTATCCCCATGACGCTCAACATCTTTCTACCAGGGGATGTGCTTATACCTCTGGTGGATCTCGGCCAGCGCGCCCACATCGGGCCCTTCGCGATGCCAGAGAGCATATACATAACATCTCAGGGCACCAGAGCGGCGGTTCTCTTCACCATTCGGGTTGCAGCATGTGTGTCTGCAGTCGTCCTGCTGTTTCTCACAACCCCGCAGAGGGCTCTCTTCAAATCCCTCAGGTCCATTGGCGTGCCGAAGGTCTATGTTCTCACGCTCGAGATGGCCAACAGATACATTTTTCTCTTCATGGAGATGGTCAGGGATCTCTACATCGCGAAGAGGAGCAGGACCATCAAAAGCAGAGGCACACTGGCGGAGCAGAGATGGGTTGGGGGGAGGATTGGCTATATGCTTATAAAGGCGCTCGACATGAGCGAGAAGGTACACATGGCGATGATATCCAGAGGCTTCAGCGGCGATGTCAAACTAAGCTACGAATTCGCAATGCGTGGACGCGACTACATCGCTCTCGGGGTCTCGATGGTGATCTGCATCCTGCTCCTGACGCAAGGAATTGTGAATGCATGA